ggtcaaaccggaggcacaccggcaAGAACCGAGTTCCGTCCGCTGCTAAGGACAGAATTGAGGAGTCgtacgccgccgagggaccgttgcacgcccccgaaggatctcgtatcgacagccctgcgccgggacaccgcgggcttgcaagctcgcgcccgattggctcgcgcgcccctcaggaaggggtaccgtatcgattccgcaatcgagcgggtCTAGCGTtttcactctctggtcgtccgtcggcgagatACGTTTCGTAAGATACGCGATAGCcaccccgagtcgggtatttcgataattgtctggcggatcgaggatcgttggaggaaggtgacggcgaggagcccaggaggaggcatatcaccggtgaggttgcccgtaaatcgcgatatgtaaagccacgacaccgccctccggtgcacgctctcgctcgggataacGCATGTCAAGATTgagtgtaatttcgcgatcgataacgagagcgaagggcctcgggatggtatcgtggccgcggaaccgtggtacaagcgttatggcgaatccctggagatcgcgataggcgttaatgagttcgatatcgcgagtatattgcgtTGTCCTCGCGACCTTGGTGTACGGCCGCATACGGGCCGGTATTTCGTCAATTgcgttaccgtttcttcgcgcCGGGAAATTCTTGTGTTCGAGCGCCGGTGTTAGCGTATCGATTTGTGTTCGGATCTCGTTATTATGGGTGATAATTGTGCTCTCGCGTTGAGAAACTTGCGTCCGGTATTAATTGCGTTACGTCCTATGGCGTCTCTGCTCGTGATAATCTCGAATTTTGCGTTGGAATGTCGATGGCATTGTTAATCGCGGTCGAAGGTCGTTCCCgccgattgattaattatgttagacttgtattcgcgttaagaaattaccggcgttcacacgtttcgtgcgtttagatgttacttgcgtagttcttcatggcgttccgtggttattagcgatatcgcgacttGCTTGGTTAAATGACTCGGCGCCTCCCCGTTGCGCCCGAGCAGATTCACTCGCGTTAGGTTACGATATCATTGCGACAGAGTTTTCGTACGGTTTTCGactcgaattattaattgtgtgaGAATAGAGCCTTCAGCGTGTTTATTAGAGActcaatttcttgatttgtttatagaatttattttctcgacaaccagtactcaataaatgttattttctttgttatctgactgagtatgaaattatcgtgtcaccccgccgaaaatcgcgctgcccttcactaaccccgcccgtgattaggtcaagctagccgattccacgcacctccacacttcgttttgcgtctcgtttaggttttcgcgatttcgtggacgcgaatgtacgcgtctggcgcccaacatttggaacatttcgtggagtatcggaggtgcgaggaaatcactggagaggccaaccatcccgctctcctaagtccttttgatccggcacacgtcccggagcggtccgggagtgtaaaaagtcgtgacagtatgtatgtaatgtatgtaatgtatgcaatatatgtaatataatgtatgtatgtatatatgtatatatgtaatataatgtatgtacgtatgtacatatgtattgtGACGTGGCAGTTTCGCTGCACCGTTgcagcgccccgccgccgtcacaaggcgctgGTTTCGCGACCTTTTATGCCCGAGGACGGTTCAATGAATCGCtgcgagatctccagggggcCTATTCTAATCGCGTTGCGTTATGCTaatcctttctttttatttttgtatcatttgCGCGGCGCCTCATCGAGCCGAAAACCGGAGTTCCTGAGACGATGCTGAGAATCAAGGAAAAACGGTGTCGACGACAAGGACAGAGGCGAGAAATCAGACGACGGCAAGCCAATTTCGATGATGCTCGCGGGCCGCCAAGCGCAGGGGAGCGCGAGAGGatacgcgcgcggcgcgtgacATAGCGACGGGCGGATCCGTACAGGCAGGGCCCCGGGACGCCGGGGCAAAAATCAGCTCACCTGCCCTCCTTACGCTACTGACCGGATTCCGGGATGGATGGCCACCATCCCCGGACCGAAGAGGAGAAACACGGAGGCAATCACGTCCCGTCCGCTGCCGGGAAGAATCCGGGAAAATCACCGCGCAAACGAAAGGCCGTCGAGCGCCCTGCGAAAAGCCGTGACTAACGGCCTTGTGCGAGGAGACACCGCGAGCCTGCGAGCTCATCCCCTATTGGTCCGCGCGATAGCGTCGCGGGGCCGCGTACGCCCGGGGTGGGGTGCGCTATCGATTCCGCCATCGAGCGAAATTTTGGGAGTATTCTTGAGCCGTTCTCGATAGCCGACGCACGTACACGCGAATCGTTGTGCTCTGTCTTGCGACTGGAGTCGCCCTTTGAGGCGTATAAGATTTCGGGCTGTATCTTTCCAGCCCTTGGGACGACGGCGAGGATCCTCGGGAGAGAATCGACTTACGGTGAGGTTGCCTCGTGTAACAGAAtcatgtaaagccacgacaccgcttCCCGGGTAGCGCTTTCGCTCGGAAATATTCGCGATAATTACGTACTTGCCGACAAGGCGTATTTGGCGATCGATAGCGAAAGCGAAGGGCCCCGGACTGGTCTCGTGGCCGTGGGATCGCGACCGAAATCTACGACTCCTGGAGATCGCGGTAAGCGCGCCGATGACGACGTCCGATCTTGCGAATACGCCATTTCTCACGCCCTTCGCGTCCACGTCCGCGTGTCTCATGGTGCGTAGTATAGTAATTCACCCGGCCGAATATTAATCGCGTGGTAGTATTAATTGCGTCAGACGGTTGTTCGCGCTGGTAATTACGTCGCTCGCGATTCGCGTCCGGACATTTAGAGTATCTACGCGGTATCGGTTGTGCCGAGACATTATTCCCGTGATTGCGTCCGGATGTTACCGGCCTTGCCGTATTGTTCGCGTCTGAGTCTTACTTTCGAGCACGTACGTAGGATAATAACTGCGTGAGAATATCGTCCGCGTCGACATATTATTTGCGTGAGAATATTGTTCGCGCAGATTGACTCCTGGCGTTGGGGCGTTATTCGCGTGATAAATGACGGTAAAATACGGATCATCCCGACTGATTAGTTACGTCCAGAGGTTATTCGCGTTATATTAAGAAGACTATTCGCCTTagattaagaatattattcccACTAGATTAAGACTATTATTCGCGGTAGACTACGATTATTCCTTGCgttagattaagattattagCGACAAAATCTCTGCACGGCCTTGGGCCCTTGCGTTCACGCGCTCCGAGCGTGACGCGCTATTCTGTCGTGCCAGCTCacgcaatattatttcacgttACTCCGATTATGTTTTGCCGATGTCGCCGGCTCTATTAATTTGAAGCCTTCGAGAAGTtagttttttttcatattatttgttCGTGAATTTAGTTTCTGTTAGTATTATCCTGCGTAATACCGGCGCCTTCCGCGCGCTTATTAAATCTGCGTAATTTTCCGTGTTTTCCTGGCGTCCGCGTTATCCTTTCTGTGTTATTCACATTTGACGCCACGTTATCAACGTGgcgaataaatttatattcagcGGCGACCTTTCTTGCGTCATTTTTGGGCTTGCTGAAAATATCTCAGAGCTGGGCAAGAAATTTAGTTACATTATTTAGTGGCATTTCGTTATACCCCTGAATTTTTAACAACCGTTTTAAGAGCGATCTGTGTAACAGGTTTCGCGTTCTCGGGGTAATAAACTATAGAtagtttaacttttatttgtattgtCGATGTTAAaactccccaagcttgacgaccaatttcaaatttaatgtctcctccgaaagatagccctgtttctccgcacgagccccactcgtgcgggggatgcagtttggaatataaaaattcctgtgatcaggtggactcgaacccggttcCTTTGagttacgagtctggcgctttaccacaagaccacactgccacccTTGGCATTGAACCCGCACTGATCCGTCTTGCTTTATTAATGAAAGCCAAATTGgccattattattttctctaaattaattatacaataaatgttactcTTTATTTGTTAGCCGATTGAAGTTATGATTTATgtgtcaccccgccggatatcgcgctgcccttaATTAATCCCGCCCTGCTCTTAGGTCGAGCTAGCAATTCCCTCGCACACCGACTTCGttcgttttgcgtctctctcttttggtTCTTAgcgatttcgcggacgcgaattcacgcgtctggcgcccaacctTAAGCTCGTTTCGCGGAGTGTCGGAGGTGCGAGAGAATCACCGGAGAGGCCTATcacctttctctccttttccccttttgatccggcacacgccccggaccgctccgggagtgcaaaaagCCGTGAcggtatgtatgtatattaatggaaggatattaataaagatattgtacatgtatttagtatttaatattttttattatatactttatatatattacatatttcaaaacactttacatgtatcattttttatattaagaataaaatacagtttaaataacattgttcTTGTGTATCCAAGAGTTGTGTGATCCATCGAATCCCAGCCATTTCACGTAAACCTCGTCGCCCCTCCTGCGCAGTACTTTCTTCACGAGATACACGTCTGGATAAGTCGCGTAATGCAACTCGTGCTCGTAGAACGCTCCAGCGACGGATTTTCCACGGATAGTCCTCGAGTAGGTAAGTTACGGAATTGGTATGCTGCACTTTAACGATCTTAAACACCTCGGTGGTCCAATTCGGCGTGTAACCCTTCTTGAAAATTGTCTTGTATTTGCTAATGCGTACCGAGTCGCCCGCTTTGAACTTTGCCGGGCCGGCGATCCTTATCGCGCTGTACACGGTAGCCAAGAGTCTTTCGGCGATCGCGGTGGTAACGTCGACGGGTCGCATGCCGATCGTCCGATGCTTGcgcgcgttgtaatccgaCACGAGTCGCGATAACGCGTCGACCCACTTGTAATTTCCATTGAACGTAAACATCTTCCACATGTTGTTTTTTaacgtgcgattgaatcgctTGACGACCGATGTTTCATCACCAAATACGTGGAATAATGATTGATGCCGTGTTTTCTCACGAGACGTTGCACGTCGgtgttgtaaaattccttccttatattaatttgtaggTTACTAGGGCACCTCTCGCTATCTCGAATTATCTCAGCGATAGCGTCGGCTGTCTCGCTGCCGCCTTTACCCTTGAGCGGCAAGGCCCACGCTTACTTGCTCAACACATCGATGACGGTGAGTATGTAGTGGTAGCCTCCGTTGAAACGCGAGTACGGCGCATCTCGACGATGTCAGCTTGCCACAGGTCGTCGTACCTTCGCACAATGACGTGTCTGCggggaaaatttcttctcgccggTGCGTGCAATTCGTCCACCAACCGtcgcttttcgatatttttatccacATCGGTCGATTTTAACGGTCTCATGTTTCGTTGTCGCCGTTTTTGCTTCTAGTGCATTGTTTGTAGCAATTTCTGAACAGTTCATAACCGCTTCTGAACAGTTCGTAACCGCTTCTGAGCCATTCGTGAACCGTTCGACAGCCGTTCGACAACCGTTCCTGAATCGTTCGTTGTCGTTCGTCATCGTCAGTTAACTGCTTCTTGTCattcatcgtcgtcgtcgtcgtcgtcgacgttctTTAGCCGTTTGTAGCCTTTCCTGTCTCCGCGTAGTTTGCAGCTGTTTCTAAACCGCTCGTAATCGTTTTTAAGCTGTTTTTGAACCGTTCGACAACCGTCCGACAACCGTTCTTGAACCGTTAGACAGCCGTCCGACAACCGTTCTCGAATCGTTCGTTGCTGTTCGTCGCTGTCGTTAATTAACCGTTGCCTCTCTTCACTTGTCGCCGTTCGATAGTCGTTTCTGCTGAACCGTTTCTTCATCGTTCATTAGCCGTTTCCAATCTAACGATATTTGCACGTCGAAGCTTGTTCACCGCAGCCTGTAACGCTCACACGTCCTTCTCGAACGCGGCAAGTTTCTCGTCTGACTCTTTCCGTTGATCTGTCAAACTTTTAACGCACTGATCCACGTATAGTTTGTTAACCGCGTCACCGTCAGTCTCAGGTTGCGTTACGCGACGAATCTTGCGCGACCTTGCGTCAAAGTCCGTGGCGGTGCGACACAGAGCGTTATCGCGCACAAAATTTCTCACTAATCCGCTCCACCGATGGTACGAAATAGCATTCGTCGCGTCTTCGCGCTGCTCGAACAATCCTTTATTGATCGGCATTTCAACGCCGATTGAACGGATCGCTGTCGCgccgtttaatttataataagcccagcctcgcgaagttcctcgatgATATACATGATCTCGTTGTCGTGGGCATTGTTGCCAGTTTGACGCGAAGCGTCGAGCAATCGCAGACGATCCACCAGCTCGTTAGAGTCGTCCCAGTGCACGTAGTCGATTTTATTGTCGGTTAGCGTCATCGCGCGAGGCGCGAATAATCACTTTccggattttttctttttggatTCGGTCGATATCAACGGTGAGATTACATATTGATACTTGTATCCCACGTTACCTTTTACTCGCTCGCGAGGATCGTGTTTGAATTTATGAGCACTTGTTGTCAACAGTATGCTCCTGTACTTTTGCCTATCGTTCTCCGTGTAGAGCTTGTCATCAGGTATTTTCTTGAAGATCAACTCGTAAATACCGGGTGTGCCGGCATATCGTACGCtgtcgatataaatgttatccgCTTTGTCTacgtcaaaacgtttattaccgagcatcAATTTATTCTTGTCGAGATAAACGCCGTACACGTTGTCTGTTGTTGGAATGGCGCCCAAAACCTCTGCGATGTAAATTCGGCTCAGTGGACCCAAGTGATCTTGCAACGTTTCTATAAACAATTCTCGACCCTTCGACGTTTGCAACTGTTTTTGAAGAGTCGTCCCGATCGAGTCGTCCGTGGTTTCAAAAACATCATCCACGTTTACCGGTAAGTCGGGACTTGTACGTTGCACGGTTCGCGTCGGTGTAGAGGTTATCGGTAGTACTATCGATTGTTTTGATTGATCAGATTTACGCGGTGTTAATAAGAGATCCGACCAGGAgtttaatcgtttattttttctcttcggTGTAGCATCCTCCACCTCCTCCCCGCGCTGTTGAACGGATAGCGGTTCGATTTTTGCGTCAGCGACGCTTTCCGTCGGTTCCTCTTTTTTCACTGCGGTCAAGCTCGAGTTGTAGACGATCTTTTTCAGCGGCCCGATGAGAGGTTTGAAGTGCGTGTCCAACTCAATGTCCTTCTCGATCTTACCGGTCTTCAAAGCGCGAAGTTTCTTGCGAATCGAATTACTTgttttcgcaatatttttcaCGATCTTCTCGCGCTCGCGAATATTCTTGCTCCCGTCAATCGCTGCCATCGCGGGGGAAAAACAAAGCAGAGTGTCGATCTCTCTCTGTAACGCTAACGTTTCACCTTTGACAACGTATCGGCGACGACTGACCGCTTTTGCGGTATCGCGAAcacgttaaatccttttctgtaccaaccgttcaaaagcgcactgtccttgtctatcactacGAATCCGTACTTGCATTGCCAACAATCGTGGCACAACGAGCAAAATTCATCGTACATGTTGGTATTTACATGATCGTTGTACACGTGTTTCAAATTAGTGCCGTCTTGTTTGAACAGGTACAGCAgattcgcgttgtcgcgtatcagATGTTTAGGTATTCTCGCGTACGTCTGACAGAGATAAAAGCAGTCGACGCTCGAGTGCTTGCCCATTGAGAAATACTCTCTCACAGTGTCTTGCTTATCGCACGCCACGTCGTCGAAGACGAATATCGAGTTTGGACACGCGTCGCTCGGTGGAATGACGTCACAGTTATTGGAGAAGGTGTAGTAGCCGATTTCGTCGATCGATGTCAATAAATTCTCcagatatcgatatttcggttGTTGCAGCGATTTCGAGTACACGTACACGTTCTCGAAACGTACACCGTGCGGACTTTCCAGCAAACTTATCAGAACGTTGATTTTACTACAATTCGAGGGACCGCAAATGATCGCGCGTATAGTAGTCGGCAGCATCGTACTGTGTCTGCGCTTCTCCGCGTTGCCCTTCATCGGCCGTGCTCTGTCGTCGCAATTCGTCACACGAATCGCCAACGGTTTTCGCacgaatctcattttttttcttacattttgtACGACTGAATCGAACTTTCGTTCGAACGTCTATTTATGCGCGGCACCGCGAATTGCTCAGTCGCAAAGATGTTTGTCCTGCTGTCGAGACCTTTGGACATTTGCGATTTTAGCGCCGAACAGCTGTAATTTGTGCCGAAAACCGTTCTGTTGCTAATGTGCGGTGATCACGTCCACTACGTGTGGGACAAGCTTCCGGAGCATATAAAGGCCGATTTGGAGGTTCAGACCTATCGTCGCTGTGACAAACATTACAATCAACCGTGGCAGCAAACGCACATCGACGGTCCCGCTCCGATGAGTAAAGATTGCGGCGAATgtcaacgaaaaaaataaaaacagttaGAGGCCTGTTTAAGGGTCCATATCCCTCAGTAGGTCCAAAAAAGGtgattttgtgaattttttgtggagaaagtaaacaaaataaattattcaatatttttggattatatttatgatacttttaagtagttataaaaattttttcagccCATTTGGCGAAGCGGGATACTGGGCAACGGCGACTTGTGCGCGGAATATGTTGCTCCATGGCGGAAGTCCTCCAGGTCgtaaaatgtttctgaaacATCGAATCAATCGATCTTCCTGTTCAGTACAAGTGTCCCTATAGAGTAGACTACAATCATAtcgatatatgcaatatttaattttttataagcaaaaaagtatggaaaatttatagtaaaaattaatttttttttttgaactgccgctattttatgaatttttattcaaaataatttttttagtctaCTCTATAGGGACACTTGTACTAAACAGGAAAATCGATTGATTCGATGTTTCAGACACATTTTACGACCTGGAGGACTTCCGCCATGGAGCAACCTATTCCGCGCGTTGCCCAGTATCCCGCTTcgccaaattatttaaatgggctaaaaaaatttgtataactacttaaaagtatcataaatataatccaaaaatattgaatgatttattttgttcattttctccacaaaaaattcacaaaaatcacCTATTTTTTAGACCTACTGAGGTATATGGACCCTTAATCGCGCGATAGGTGCACTTCCGTTCGAATTGCACATTCCCGGCTATCAGTATTGCGGTCCGGGTACTCGTTTGCAAGAACGATTGGCTAGAGGTAATCCGGGTGTAAATCCATTGGACGCGGCGTGTCGTGACATAGACTATTCGACATAGACTATTCGCGTAACAAAGGCCTCACCGAGAGACACGCGGCGGACAAGATACTTGCCGAGAGAGCGCTAGGACGCGAGATTCGACTTTCAGAGAGAGAGCTGCCGCTACAGCCGTCTGAGCGGCCATGAAGGCTAAGAAGCTTGGAATGGGTTTGAAAACACGAACAGGGAAAAGGTCGACGAAGAAACGGATACTTCTCCGACAGCGAAACGAGGCGGCGTATTGCCGATTCTACCGTTgttgggagttctcggttctcTGGCCGACGGAGCGGCCGGAATTACAATAGCGGTGAACGCTAGCAAAGCCGCGCTGCGTCAGCTGGAAGAGacgcaacgtcacaatcgcgcATGGAAAGTCgcggactttatctcgctccgtacAAATATGGACAAAAACTGTATCTCGGCCCGCACAAATGCGGGCGAGGAGTAgcgttgaaaattaaaaaaaaacatcaaagaAGTCGTTAAATATGCCCACGGGTGTTACGACTAACGTACAATTGAGTCGACTGGCAAGGCGAATGCGCGTACCGTTCTTCAGAGGTGTTTTTATGTGTGATTCGTTACCGATCGTCAATGGCGTACGTCGAAACTAGAGcggtatcgtgaatttggaCGATGCAGCGGGCCCCGGAACTCATTGGGTAGCGTACGCCAAGAGAGGAGATCGagttgtatattttgacagtttcGGCAATCTTCGACCACCGAAAGAACTGGTGCGATATTTCGGACCGAACGTTACGAAAATCGAGTACAATCACACGTCTTATCAGCGATACGATCAGAGCATCTGTGAACAATTGTGCTTGCAATTTCTCCGGACGATCGACGACGATCGGCGCTAATTTAAAACCTGACGACGCGCCGTGTGGAGACTCAGTGTTCGTCGAACAGCTTCCGCCAACATGTCTATAACGTTCACGCTGACCGGGAAGAGCAGCATCCTCGCGGAGCATTATTTTCCCGCTGTGGATCTGAGCGACGGTGACTACGAGCTCGGTTCAACGTGTTTCGAGACTTATCACACGATTCCGAACtcttcgaataataaaattttgacgaGGATGACACGGAAATTACGATTCCCAAGGGATGATACGAGATACGAGCCATACACGAGTTTttgaaacgtgaaatttcacgAAAACGTCCGCGACGCGTGGTTTGTTCCAACGAcgatcgtcgtacgtcgatcgcggatatcgcgcgagagaaGACCGTTCGCGCGAACGGCTACGAAGACGAGGTCGCGGAATACCCGATAGTGTTTCGCGCAAAttacaatacgatgaagagcgagatcaaGTGTGCTTTCAGAGTGAACTTTAACAAACCGAACAACGTCGGATCGCTGCTGGGATTCTCGTCGACGTATATTGCAGCCGGGACAGTGGCACGAATCGGACACaccgattaatattatcaacgtaaacattatccgcgtagagtgtaacgtgaccgcgggtgcgtacagcaacgGCAAACGCGTTCATACGATACATGAATTTTCATCGAGCGTACCACCgagatataagatatcggaaacgccggcgCACAGATCATTTATCTGCCGATCATCGCGCGGAACGTTACGAATCTAACGATACGCGTCGCTGATCAAGACGGACGATTGCTCGATTTTCGCAGAGAAGAGATCACCGTCAGATTGCACGTACGACGGCGAGAGCGATAACGCGCCAGTGTATGCGTGAGCGTGAGTGTACGCGTGACACATGAGATGCTAGTGTTGAACGACTCGGAGCACGCAACAGATAACAGCAATATCTTTACGGCTGCGCCGGTCGACGATATCGTCAAGTCGACATTCGGTGGCGTTAAACAAGAGACGAGAAAGAAGCTCATCGCGTCGAACGTtaagtttttacaatttctggGATTCGCAGTGCGAAACATTTGAACGATGACTGAAATTCTCAACATTGGAAGCGAGCCGGTCTTTGATGATCGCATCGTCAAGATCGAGACTCACACGTACAACccgtacgccaacacaacgtTTGACTATAGCGACGAGATACAAATAcccatacaacagcaggatCTGTATACTTTGCCGTGCGAAAGTTTTCTCTACGTCGAAGGAACATTGACGGTGACCAGAGCAGCCGACCAAGTCGATAACGTGGTATTGGGTACTAATTGCGTCGCGTTCATGTCCGACGAGattcgatacgagctcgaCGGTATGGAGATTGATCGCTGCAGAAACGTAGGAATAACCAGCACGCTCAAGAACTACGTTACGGTATCGTCCGGCAGAAGCGTGATCCTGCGAAACGCTGGCTGGGATCCGCAGAATAACCCAGAATTGAacggatatttcaatttctgcgtACCGCTCAACTTGTTACTAGGATTTTGCGAGGACAAACGCGTGGTGATcaacgctcgtcacgaattgATCTTGATACGAGCGCGTAACGACAAAAGTTCCCTGGTGGGAAGTTTTGCGTTGGAGCCTACTATCAAAATACTCAAGATACAatggcgaatgcctcacgtgGTATTGAACGAGATCAACAAGCTGTCGATGCTGCGCGCTTTGGAAGTCGGACGATATCTAAGTATGGgtttccgttcgtgggatctgtacgaGTATCCCCTGTTGCAGAACACGACCAAGCACTCGTGGGTCATAAGACCGCGACTCAGCTCGAGAAACCGCGATACGTCGTCTTTGTTCTGCAGACGGGTCGGAAGAACGTCATGTCTATCGACACAAGCCGATTCGACGACTGCAACTTGACCAACGTAAAACTATATCTAAACTCGGAAGTTTATCCGTACGACGACCTGAATTTGGACTTTGGCAAACACAGATGGGCGATTCTGTACGATATGTACGCGCGTTTCTGCAAGGGTTACGGATACAAATATCTCGAGCCGAGTCTCACCGTTTCGACTTTTCTACGTAACGGCCCGTTTGTGATCATCGATTGCTCCCGCCAAAACGAATCCGTCAAAAACGTCACCGTGGATGTCAGAATAGAATTCGACTACATGGAGAACGTACCGCCAAACACCTCCGCGTACTGTCTCATCATACACGACCGCGTGATTGAGTACAACCCGTTGACAaacgtggtgcgcaaaatAGTCTGAGTGTTCGCGGCAACGTCGACGTGAATagtttctctccctttccatCAGTCTCCGATACAATTATTTAGAGGAGCaagagaaggaggg
This sequence is a window from Temnothorax longispinosus isolate EJ_2023e chromosome 11, Tlon_JGU_v1, whole genome shotgun sequence. Protein-coding genes within it:
- the LOC139822307 gene encoding uncharacterized protein, whose amino-acid sequence is MTEILNIGSEPVFDDRIVKIETHTYNPYANTTFDYSDEIQIPIQQQDLYTLPCESFLYVEGTLTVTRAADQVDNVVLGTNCVAFMSDEIRYELDGMEIDRCRNVGITSTLKNYVTVSSGRSVILRNAGWDPQNNPELNGYFNFCVPLNLLLGFCEDKRVVINARHELILIRARNDKSSLVGSFALEPTIKILKIQWRMPHVVLNEINKLSMLRALEVGRYLKHDQALVGHKTATQLEKPRYVVFVLQTGRKNVMSIDTSRFDDCNLTNVKLYLNSEVYPYDDLNLDFGKHRWAILYDMYARFCKGYGYKYLEPSLTVSTFLRNGPFVIIDCSRQNESVKNVTVDVRIEFDYMENVPPNTSAYCLIIHDRVIEYNPLTNVVRKIV